The proteins below come from a single Oryzomicrobium terrae genomic window:
- a CDS encoding aliphatic sulfonate ABC transporter substrate-binding protein: protein MPHLPRPPHSPPRRQAIGRLGAIAAALALPFSALPARAAVDGKQLRIGYQKSSTLTALLKSQGTLEKRLAPLGVKVSWFEFTSGLPLLEALNIGSVDFSADVADTVPVFAQAAGARLTYVAQEAPSPTAQAIVVKEDSPIRTVAELKGKKVGVAKAAGSHYLLLAALEKAGLSAKDIEPAYLTPADGRAAFERGAIDAWVIWDPFLAGVQRQSKVRLLTEGKPVADYKRYYLASSDYAQTRPDVLQILFDELRHTGRWVKAHPKEAAALLAPVWGLDAETVEQANARRSYEVRPVRPDDLGEQQRIADAFFAEKLLPKKVTASDVALWKPRG from the coding sequence ATGCCCCATCTCCCCCGCCCCCCGCACTCTCCCCCGCGTCGCCAGGCGATCGGCCGCCTCGGCGCCATCGCGGCGGCCCTGGCCCTGCCCTTTTCCGCCCTGCCGGCCCGGGCCGCCGTGGACGGCAAGCAGCTGCGCATCGGCTACCAGAAGTCCTCCACCCTGACCGCCCTGCTCAAGTCCCAGGGCACCCTGGAAAAGCGCCTGGCGCCCCTGGGCGTGAAGGTCAGCTGGTTCGAATTCACCAGCGGCCTACCACTCCTCGAAGCCCTCAATATCGGCAGCGTCGATTTCAGCGCCGACGTGGCCGACACGGTGCCGGTATTCGCCCAGGCCGCCGGGGCGCGCCTCACCTACGTGGCCCAGGAGGCTCCGTCGCCCACCGCCCAGGCCATCGTCGTCAAGGAAGACTCGCCGATCCGCACCGTGGCCGAGCTGAAGGGCAAGAAGGTGGGCGTGGCCAAGGCTGCCGGCAGCCACTACCTGCTGCTCGCCGCCCTGGAGAAAGCCGGCCTGTCGGCCAAGGACATCGAGCCGGCCTACCTGACCCCGGCCGACGGCCGCGCCGCCTTCGAGCGCGGCGCCATCGACGCCTGGGTGATCTGGGATCCGTTCCTGGCCGGGGTGCAGCGCCAGTCCAAGGTGCGCCTGCTCACCGAGGGCAAGCCGGTGGCCGACTACAAGCGCTACTACCTGGCCTCCAGCGACTACGCCCAGACCCGCCCGGACGTGTTGCAGATCCTCTTCGACGAGTTGCGCCACACTGGCCGCTGGGTCAAGGCCCACCCCAAGGAGGCCGCCGCCCTGCTGGCGCCGGTGTGGGGCCTGGATGCCGAGACCGTGGAACAGGCCAACGCCCGGCGCAGCTACGAGGTGCGTCCGGTGCGCCCAGACGACCTGGGCGAGCAGCAGCGCATCGCCGACGCCTTCTTCGCCGAGAAGCTGCTGCCGAAGAAGGTGACGGCCAGCGACGTGGCCCTGTGGAAGCCGCGGGGCTGA
- the ssuD gene encoding FMNH2-dependent alkanesulfonate monooxygenase, producing MNIFWFLPTHGDGRYLGTTHQARAVDHHYLKQIAQAADELGYGGVLIPTGRSCEDSWTVASSLIPVTRRLKFLVALRPSTISPTVSARVAATLDRLSEGRLLVNVVAGGDPVDLEADGTWLSHDERYEAADEFLTIWRDLLSGKEVNFDGKHYQVKGAKQLFPPVQKPHPPLYFGGSSDAAHDLAAKHVELYLTWGEPPAEVEKKIADVRARAAKQGREVKFGVRLHVIARDTNEEAWKAADELIKYVDEETVAQAQKAFARMDSEGQKRMTALHGGNRERLEISPNLWAGVGLVRGGAGTALVGDGETIARRLKEYADLGVETFVLSGYPHLEEAYRFAELVFPHVGIQRHTAAPESANLVSPFGEVVGNHHLPQAQPQVSAS from the coding sequence ATGAACATTTTCTGGTTTCTCCCCACCCACGGTGACGGCCGCTACCTGGGCACCACCCACCAGGCCCGGGCGGTGGACCACCACTACCTGAAGCAGATCGCCCAGGCCGCCGACGAACTGGGCTACGGCGGCGTGCTGATCCCCACCGGCCGCTCCTGCGAGGATTCGTGGACCGTGGCCTCCAGCCTGATCCCGGTGACCCGCCGCCTCAAGTTCCTGGTGGCCCTGCGCCCCTCCACCATCTCCCCCACCGTCTCGGCCCGGGTGGCCGCCACCCTGGACCGGCTGTCCGAAGGCCGCCTGCTGGTGAACGTGGTGGCCGGCGGCGACCCGGTGGACCTGGAGGCCGACGGCACCTGGCTGTCCCACGACGAACGCTACGAGGCCGCCGACGAGTTCCTCACCATCTGGCGCGACCTGCTCTCGGGCAAGGAGGTGAACTTCGACGGCAAGCATTACCAGGTGAAGGGCGCCAAGCAGCTCTTCCCGCCGGTGCAAAAACCCCATCCGCCCCTCTACTTCGGCGGCTCGTCCGACGCCGCCCACGACCTGGCGGCAAAGCATGTCGAGCTGTACCTGACCTGGGGCGAGCCCCCGGCCGAGGTGGAGAAGAAGATCGCCGACGTGCGCGCCCGGGCCGCCAAACAGGGCCGCGAGGTGAAGTTCGGCGTGCGCCTGCATGTGATCGCCCGGGACACCAACGAGGAGGCCTGGAAGGCCGCCGACGAGCTGATCAAGTACGTGGATGAAGAAACCGTGGCCCAGGCGCAAAAGGCCTTCGCCCGCATGGATTCGGAAGGCCAAAAACGCATGACCGCCCTGCACGGCGGCAACCGCGAACGTCTGGAGATCAGCCCCAACCTGTGGGCCGGGGTCGGCCTGGTGCGGGGCGGAGCCGGCACCGCCCTGGTGGGGGACGGCGAGACCATCGCCCGCCGCCTCAAGGAATACGCCGACCTGGGGGTGGAAACCTTCGTCCTGTCCGGCTACCCGCACCTGGAAGAGGCCTACCGCTTCGCCGAACTGGTCTTCCCCCACGTCGGCATCCAGCGCCATACCGCCGCCCCAGAAAGCGCCAACCTGGTCAGCCCCTTCGGCGAGGTGGTGGGCAACCACCACCTGCCCCAGGCCCAGCCCCAAGTCTCGGCGAGCTGA
- the ssuC gene encoding aliphatic sulfonate ABC transporter permease SsuC → MSTPTSTPLATLARRLAPWLVPALILAVWQLAAQAGWLSTRILPAPLAVLSAGYELAVSGELLTHLAASFKRAASGLLIGGGIGLLFGLLNGGFKVAETLFDTSLQMVRNVPHLALIPLVILWFGIGEEGKLFLVALGVFFPVYLNTFHGIRTVDSGLVEMGRSYGLSRWQLFTRVILPGALPSILVGVRFALGFMWLTLIVAETISSSSGIGYMAMNAREFLQTDVVVLAILLYALLGKLADVAARALERRWLAWNAAYAS, encoded by the coding sequence ATGAGCACGCCTACCTCCACGCCCCTGGCCACCCTGGCCCGGCGCCTCGCTCCCTGGCTGGTGCCGGCCCTGATCCTGGCCGTCTGGCAGCTCGCCGCCCAAGCCGGCTGGCTGTCCACCCGCATCCTGCCGGCGCCCCTGGCGGTGCTTTCCGCCGGCTACGAGCTGGCCGTCTCCGGCGAGCTGCTGACCCACCTGGCGGCGAGCTTCAAGCGCGCCGCCAGCGGCCTGCTCATCGGCGGCGGTATCGGCCTGCTGTTCGGGCTGTTGAACGGCGGCTTCAAGGTGGCCGAGACCCTGTTCGACACCAGCCTGCAGATGGTGCGCAACGTACCCCACCTGGCCCTCATCCCCCTGGTCATCCTGTGGTTCGGCATCGGCGAGGAAGGCAAGCTGTTCCTGGTGGCCCTGGGGGTGTTCTTCCCCGTTTACCTGAACACCTTCCACGGCATCCGCACGGTGGACTCGGGGCTGGTGGAGATGGGCCGCTCCTACGGCCTGTCGCGCTGGCAGCTGTTTACCCGGGTGATCCTGCCCGGCGCCCTGCCGTCGATCCTGGTCGGGGTGCGCTTCGCCCTGGGCTTCATGTGGCTGACCCTGATCGTCGCCGAAACCATTTCGTCCAGCAGCGGCATCGGCTACATGGCCATGAACGCCCGGGAATTCCTGCAAACCGACGTGGTGGTGCTGGCGATCCTGCTCTACGCCCTGCTCGGCAAGCTCGCCGACGTAGCCGCCCGCGCCCTGGAGCGGCGCTGGCTGGCCTGGAACGCGGCCTACGCCAGCTAG
- a CDS encoding LLM class flavin-dependent oxidoreductase, translating into MTDASSPSPSAPLRLSILDLAPVVAGSTPAQALRNTRDLAQHAEGWGYLRYWLAEHHNMAGIASAATAVAIGHVAAATTTLRVGAGGIMLPNHAPLVIAEQFGTLESLYPGRIDLGLGRAPGTDQLTARALRRNLVGSDETFPQDVLELQSYFQPASPDQPVRAVPGAGLNVPIWLLGSSLYSAGLAARLGLPFAFASHFAPRFLLRAVDLYREQFQPSAVLEQPYVMVGANAIAADTDAEAHFLFSSLRTRFANMARGVRGLLEPPGDFDESRWTPGELAFANESLSCSVVGDAATVRAGLDDLIAQTGADEVMVTAQIYDHAARLRSFEIVAQAGGLAAPRSDLAVSG; encoded by the coding sequence ATGACCGACGCTTCTTCTCCTTCCCCGTCCGCGCCGCTGCGCCTTTCCATTCTCGACCTGGCCCCGGTGGTGGCCGGCAGCACGCCGGCCCAGGCCCTGCGCAATACCCGGGATCTGGCCCAGCATGCCGAGGGCTGGGGTTACCTGCGCTACTGGCTGGCGGAGCACCACAACATGGCCGGCATCGCCAGCGCCGCCACCGCGGTGGCGATCGGCCACGTGGCGGCGGCCACCACCACCCTGCGGGTCGGGGCCGGCGGCATCATGCTGCCCAACCACGCCCCCCTGGTCATTGCCGAGCAGTTCGGCACCCTGGAATCCCTCTACCCGGGGCGCATCGACCTGGGCCTGGGGCGCGCGCCGGGCACCGATCAACTCACCGCCCGGGCCCTGCGCCGCAACCTGGTTGGCAGCGACGAGACGTTTCCCCAGGACGTGCTCGAACTCCAGTCCTACTTTCAGCCGGCCAGTCCCGACCAGCCAGTACGGGCCGTGCCCGGCGCCGGGTTGAACGTGCCGATCTGGCTGCTCGGCTCCAGCCTCTACAGCGCCGGACTGGCCGCCCGGCTGGGGCTGCCCTTCGCCTTTGCCTCCCACTTCGCGCCGCGCTTCCTGCTCCGTGCCGTGGATCTCTACCGGGAGCAGTTCCAGCCCTCGGCGGTGCTGGAGCAGCCCTACGTGATGGTGGGGGCCAACGCCATCGCCGCCGATACGGACGCGGAGGCCCATTTCCTGTTCAGCTCGTTGCGCACCCGCTTCGCCAACATGGCCCGGGGCGTGCGCGGCCTGCTCGAACCGCCGGGCGATTTCGACGAGTCGCGCTGGACCCCGGGGGAGCTGGCCTTCGCCAACGAATCCCTGTCCTGCTCGGTGGTCGGCGATGCCGCCACGGTGCGGGCCGGTCTGGACGACCTGATCGCCCAGACCGGGGCCGACGAGGTGATGGTCACGGCCCAGATCTACGACCACGCCGCCCGGCTGCGCTCCTTCGAGATCGTCGCCCAGGCCGGCGGGCTCGCCGCACCGCGGTCGGATCTGGCGGTTTCCGGCTGA
- the infA gene encoding translation initiation factor IF-1, producing MAKEELIEMEGAVTEVLPDGRYRVTLENGHNLIAYAGGKMKKNHIRIIAGDAVTLEMSAYDLSKGRITFRHLPGRAPGAPAARPPQRRR from the coding sequence ATGGCTAAGGAAGAACTGATCGAAATGGAAGGCGCCGTCACCGAGGTGCTGCCCGACGGCCGCTACCGCGTGACCCTGGAAAACGGCCACAACCTTATCGCCTACGCTGGCGGCAAGATGAAGAAGAACCACATCCGCATCATCGCCGGCGACGCCGTGACCCTGGAAATGTCGGCCTACGACCTGAGCAAGGGCCGCATCACCTTCCGCCACCTGCCCGGCCGCGCCCCCGGGGCCCCGGCGGCACGCCCGCCGCAGCGGCGTCGGTAA
- a CDS encoding cation:proton antiporter, producing MHDFPILITLSGGLALALVFGWITQRLGLSTLVGYMIAGIIAGPHTPGFVADTKLATEMAEIGVILLMFGVGMHFHPQELIRVWRIAVPGAVVQSTVATVAGWALARSFGWDHSAGLVFGMALSVASTVVLMRMLVDQNRLSSRDGHVAVGWLIVEDLFTVVALVVLPALAVEQTSAGAVFASLGLALGKAALFAALVWLVGNRFVSPIMERIARAHSTELFTLTVFVIALGVAMLAAEVFHVSVALGAFFAGLVVGQSRFGPQATADMAPFRDVFSALFFVSIGMLFDPRVVLEQPWILLASLGIVLIAKPLAALAIVALLRDTRRTALTVAVGLSQIGEFSFILASLGRALGVLPDEGLGILVVAAILSIALNPLLFRITPWIEARLDARRAARGLAPVEESPRVAAPPPVSAEPHGEGPIVIVTGLGKVGGRFVRRCAEAGLPLSAIDQAVERVEEVRGLDNPDISAVYGDAGREDVLAAAGVAEARVLVVTNTALPDKMRICMTARAINPRIAIIATANTPAERGWLQEFGATSVCDLYDEMSEALLRSVRTSL from the coding sequence ATGCACGATTTCCCGATACTCATCACGCTATCCGGCGGTCTCGCCCTGGCCCTCGTTTTCGGCTGGATCACCCAGCGCCTGGGGCTTTCCACCCTGGTGGGCTACATGATCGCCGGCATCATCGCCGGCCCTCATACCCCGGGTTTCGTGGCCGATACCAAGCTGGCTACCGAGATGGCGGAAATCGGTGTGATCCTGCTGATGTTCGGCGTGGGCATGCACTTCCATCCCCAGGAGCTGATCCGGGTGTGGCGCATCGCCGTGCCCGGGGCGGTGGTGCAGAGCACCGTGGCCACCGTGGCCGGCTGGGCCCTGGCACGGTCCTTCGGCTGGGATCACAGCGCCGGCCTGGTGTTCGGCATGGCCCTGTCGGTGGCCAGTACGGTGGTGCTGATGCGCATGCTGGTGGATCAGAACCGCCTGTCCAGCCGCGACGGCCACGTGGCCGTGGGCTGGCTGATCGTGGAAGACCTGTTCACCGTGGTGGCCCTGGTGGTGCTGCCGGCCCTGGCGGTGGAGCAGACCTCGGCCGGCGCCGTGTTCGCCTCCCTGGGGCTGGCCCTGGGCAAGGCCGCCCTGTTCGCCGCCCTGGTCTGGCTGGTGGGCAACCGCTTCGTCTCGCCGATCATGGAGCGCATCGCCCGCGCCCATTCCACCGAGTTGTTCACCCTCACCGTGTTCGTCATCGCCCTGGGCGTGGCCATGCTCGCCGCCGAGGTGTTCCACGTCTCGGTGGCCCTGGGCGCCTTCTTCGCCGGCCTGGTGGTGGGGCAGTCCCGCTTCGGCCCCCAGGCCACCGCCGACATGGCGCCGTTCCGCGACGTGTTCTCGGCCCTGTTCTTCGTTTCCATCGGCATGCTGTTCGACCCCAGGGTGGTGCTGGAGCAGCCGTGGATCCTGCTCGCTTCCCTGGGCATCGTGCTGATCGCCAAGCCCCTGGCCGCCCTGGCCATCGTCGCCCTGCTGCGCGACACCCGGCGCACGGCGCTGACCGTGGCGGTGGGCCTGTCCCAGATCGGCGAGTTCTCCTTCATCCTCGCCTCCCTGGGCCGCGCCCTGGGGGTGCTGCCCGACGAGGGCCTCGGCATCCTGGTGGTGGCGGCGATCCTGTCGATCGCCCTCAACCCCTTGCTGTTCCGCATAACCCCCTGGATCGAGGCGCGCCTCGACGCCCGCCGTGCTGCCCGGGGCCTGGCCCCGGTGGAGGAGTCGCCGCGGGTGGCCGCGCCGCCGCCGGTATCCGCCGAACCCCACGGCGAGGGGCCCATCGTCATCGTCACCGGCCTGGGCAAGGTGGGCGGCCGCTTCGTGCGCCGCTGCGCCGAGGCCGGCCTGCCGTTGAGCGCCATCGACCAGGCGGTGGAGCGGGTCGAGGAGGTGCGCGGGCTGGACAACCCGGACATCAGCGCCGTCTATGGCGACGCCGGCCGGGAGGACGTGCTGGCCGCCGCCGGCGTGGCCGAGGCCCGGGTGCTGGTTGTGACCAACACCGCCCTGCCGGACAAAATGCGCATCTGCATGACCGCCCGGGCCATCAACCCGCGCATTGCCATCATCGCCACCGCCAACACGCCGGCGGAACGGGGCTGGCTGCAAGAATTCGGCGCTACCTCGGTGTGCGACCTGTACGACGAGATGAGCGAGGCTTTGCTGCGCTCGGTGCGCACCAGCCTGTAG
- a CDS encoding MBL fold metallo-hydrolase: protein MKKTTVIYQEGSHQWAVVARDPERPNYLIDTNEYLISDGDRSLLTDPGGSEIFAAVFSALTMHTDPQCIEAIFASHQDPDIISSLALWLEFNPALKCHLSWLWSEFVPHFGGTDQTFVNIPDEGETIRLGSLALEALPAHYLHSSGNFHLYDRKAKLLFTGDVGAALLPPGSDLYVRDFDRHIPHAQGFHQRWMGSNEAKLDWCERVSRLPIDMLCPQHGAIYQGADVMRFINWFAELPVGTGVRR, encoded by the coding sequence ATGAAAAAAACCACCGTGATCTATCAGGAGGGCAGCCATCAGTGGGCCGTGGTGGCCCGGGATCCGGAACGCCCCAACTACCTGATCGATACCAACGAATACCTGATCTCGGACGGGGACCGCTCCCTGCTCACCGATCCGGGCGGCTCGGAAATCTTCGCCGCGGTGTTCTCGGCCCTGACCATGCACACGGACCCCCAGTGCATCGAGGCCATCTTCGCCTCCCACCAGGACCCGGACATCATTTCCTCCCTGGCCCTGTGGCTGGAGTTCAATCCGGCCCTGAAGTGCCACCTGAGCTGGCTGTGGTCCGAGTTCGTGCCCCACTTCGGCGGCACCGACCAGACCTTCGTCAACATCCCGGACGAAGGCGAGACGATCCGCCTGGGCAGCCTGGCCCTGGAGGCCTTGCCGGCCCACTACCTGCACTCCTCGGGCAACTTCCACCTCTACGACCGCAAGGCCAAGCTTCTGTTCACCGGCGACGTGGGCGCCGCCCTGCTGCCACCCGGCAGCGATCTCTACGTGCGCGATTTCGACCGCCACATCCCCCATGCCCAGGGCTTCCACCAGCGCTGGATGGGCTCCAACGAGGCCAAGCTCGACTGGTGCGAACGGGTCAGCCGCTTGCCCATCGACATGCTCTGCCCGCAGCATGGCGCCATCTACCAGGGGGCCGACGTGATGCGCTTCATCAACTGGTTCGCCGAACTGCCGGTGGGTACCGGCGTGCGGCGCTAG
- a CDS encoding YkvA family protein: MSILPALRNAARRLKQEALTVYFIARDPRTPWLVRLLALAVAAYAASPIDLIPDFIPVLGYVDDLLLLPLAIWLILKLVPAEILAASRQRAAALAERPTSRTAALCIVVLWLAALGGLGYWWLAQAAA; this comes from the coding sequence ATGTCCATCCTCCCCGCCCTTCGCAACGCTGCCCGCCGGCTCAAGCAGGAGGCCCTGACCGTCTATTTCATCGCCCGGGACCCGCGTACCCCCTGGCTGGTGCGCCTGCTCGCCCTGGCGGTGGCGGCCTATGCCGCCAGCCCCATCGACCTGATCCCGGACTTCATACCGGTGCTCGGTTACGTCGACGACCTGCTCCTGCTGCCCCTGGCCATCTGGCTCATCCTCAAGCTGGTGCCGGCCGAGATCCTCGCCGCCAGCCGGCAGCGCGCCGCCGCCCTGGCCGAGCGGCCCACCAGCCGGACGGCGGCCCTGTGCATCGTGGTCCTCTGGCTCGCCGCCCTGGGCGGGCTGGGCTACTGGTGGCTGGCTCAAGCCGCGGCCTGA
- a CDS encoding sulfonate ABC transporter substrate-binding protein encodes MTRPTIPSRQRLTRLARRLGKALAPAVLVLGTALAHAPAALAQTTAPASAAKELRIGYQKYGTLVILKAKGSLEKRLAPLGVAVKWTEFPAGPQLLEGLNVGSIDFGTTGEAPPIFAQAAGANLVYVGNEPPAPVAEALIVPKESPVKTVADLKGKKVVLNKGSNTHYLLVKLLEKAGLKYSDVQVAFLPPADARAAFEARQVDAWAIWDPFLAAAEKQIGAKVVADGSGVVPNHQFYLAARPYAEARPDVVKIVLDELDKVDQWGKKNPAEVTALLAPQLGLDAAIVDLAVRRYSYGVHPISDEVVAQQQKVADVFHELKLIPKPIRISDVVWQPKK; translated from the coding sequence ATGACCCGTCCTACCATCCCGTCGCGTCAACGCCTGACCCGGCTTGCCCGCCGCCTGGGCAAAGCCCTCGCCCCCGCCGTCCTGGTCCTGGGCACCGCCCTCGCCCACGCTCCGGCCGCCCTGGCCCAGACCACCGCACCAGCCAGCGCCGCCAAGGAGTTGCGCATCGGCTACCAGAAGTACGGCACCCTGGTGATCCTCAAGGCCAAGGGCAGCCTGGAAAAACGCCTGGCGCCCCTGGGGGTGGCGGTGAAGTGGACCGAGTTCCCGGCCGGGCCCCAACTGCTCGAAGGGCTCAACGTCGGCAGCATTGACTTCGGCACCACCGGCGAGGCGCCGCCGATCTTCGCCCAGGCCGCCGGGGCCAACCTGGTGTACGTGGGCAACGAGCCGCCGGCGCCGGTGGCCGAGGCCCTGATCGTGCCCAAGGAGTCGCCGGTGAAGACCGTGGCCGACCTGAAGGGCAAGAAGGTGGTGCTCAACAAGGGCTCCAACACCCACTACCTGCTGGTCAAGCTGCTGGAAAAGGCCGGCCTCAAGTATTCCGACGTGCAGGTCGCCTTCCTGCCCCCGGCCGACGCCCGGGCCGCCTTCGAGGCCCGCCAGGTGGATGCCTGGGCCATCTGGGACCCGTTCCTCGCCGCCGCCGAGAAGCAGATCGGCGCCAAGGTGGTGGCCGACGGCAGCGGCGTGGTGCCCAACCACCAGTTCTACCTGGCCGCCCGGCCCTACGCCGAGGCCCGCCCCGACGTCGTGAAGATCGTCCTCGACGAGCTGGACAAGGTGGACCAGTGGGGCAAGAAGAACCCGGCCGAGGTGACCGCCCTGCTGGCGCCCCAGCTCGGCCTGGACGCCGCCATCGTCGACCTGGCGGTGCGCCGCTACAGCTACGGCGTGCACCCGATCAGCGACGAGGTGGTGGCCCAGCAGCAGAAGGTGGCCGACGTCTTCCACGAGCTGAAGCTGATCCCCAAGCCGATCCGCATCAGCGACGTGGTGTGGCAGCCGAAAAAATAA
- a CDS encoding TOBE domain-containing protein has protein sequence MSIQSINSRNQFRGKVREIIEGPVVSEVDVETPFGTVTSVITTRSVKELDLKPGVEVLAVVKATEVSIAKL, from the coding sequence ATGTCCATCCAATCCATCAACTCCCGCAACCAGTTCCGCGGCAAGGTGCGGGAAATCATCGAAGGCCCGGTGGTTTCCGAAGTCGACGTGGAAACCCCCTTCGGCACCGTCACCTCGGTGATCACCACCCGTTCGGTCAAGGAGCTGGACCTCAAGCCCGGCGTCGAGGTGCTGGCCGTGGTCAAGGCCACCGAAGTGTCCATCGCCAAGCTGTAA
- a CDS encoding phenylacetate--CoA ligase family protein codes for MGHADRHLSPSSVPASDAPYWDAALETQSRANWDALKLDLLQRHLRHAYAGSPYYRAAWDAAGVHPDQVKSLDDIRRFPFITKQTLRERQLAAPPFGDLVAVPERDIVYISASSGSTGIPTASPFTARDFDDWMDYEARQFWSSGLRPEDRYCHSLNFSLFVGGPCVLGAQKLGALSIHAGTVPSERLLTIARQFQATAIWTTPSYAWYLGETAKKEGIDPKKDLAIKRIFVAGEPGGSIPETRNRIEELWGASVYDYYGLSDIFGSCAGMCEEKHGLHWAEDHILAEVLDPETGEPVAEGERGELVLTTLKKSARPMVRFRSGDIVSFTSEPCACGRTSQRLLGVHGRLDDMLIIKGVNLFPSDVEAVARKDHDLTGEYKLVVERIDHLDHLTVEVERAASYKGSDTNLAERFAKHLKSVTGVLPAVTILPPDTLPRATHKAKRVEDRRSGVWA; via the coding sequence ATGGGCCACGCCGACCGCCATCTGTCCCCCTCGTCCGTCCCCGCCTCCGACGCCCCCTACTGGGATGCTGCCCTGGAAACCCAATCCCGGGCCAATTGGGACGCTCTCAAGCTCGACCTGTTGCAGCGTCACCTGCGCCACGCCTACGCCGGTTCGCCCTACTACCGGGCCGCCTGGGACGCCGCCGGGGTGCACCCGGACCAGGTGAAAAGCCTAGACGACATCCGCCGCTTTCCCTTCATCACCAAGCAGACCCTGCGCGAGCGCCAGCTCGCCGCCCCGCCCTTCGGCGACCTGGTGGCGGTGCCCGAGCGCGACATCGTGTACATCTCCGCCTCCAGCGGCTCCACCGGCATCCCCACCGCCTCCCCGTTCACCGCCCGGGATTTCGACGACTGGATGGACTACGAGGCGCGCCAGTTCTGGTCCTCCGGCCTGCGCCCGGAAGACCGCTACTGCCACTCCCTCAACTTCTCGCTGTTCGTCGGCGGCCCCTGCGTGCTCGGCGCGCAAAAGCTCGGCGCCCTCTCCATCCACGCCGGCACCGTGCCCAGCGAGCGGCTGCTGACCATCGCCCGCCAGTTCCAGGCCACCGCCATCTGGACCACTCCCTCCTACGCCTGGTACCTGGGCGAGACGGCCAAGAAGGAAGGCATCGACCCGAAGAAGGATCTGGCGATCAAACGCATCTTCGTCGCCGGCGAGCCCGGCGGCTCGATCCCCGAAACCCGCAACCGCATCGAAGAACTGTGGGGCGCCTCGGTCTATGACTACTACGGCCTCTCCGACATCTTCGGTTCCTGCGCCGGCATGTGCGAGGAAAAGCACGGCCTGCACTGGGCCGAGGACCACATCCTGGCCGAAGTGCTCGACCCGGAAACCGGCGAGCCGGTGGCCGAGGGCGAGCGCGGCGAGCTGGTGCTCACCACGTTGAAGAAGAGCGCCCGCCCCATGGTCCGCTTCCGCAGCGGCGACATCGTCTCGTTCACCAGCGAGCCCTGCGCCTGCGGCCGCACCTCCCAGCGCCTGCTCGGCGTCCACGGCCGGCTCGACGACATGCTCATCATCAAGGGCGTGAACCTCTTCCCCAGCGACGTGGAAGCCGTCGCCCGCAAAGACCACGACCTGACCGGCGAATACAAGCTGGTGGTGGAGCGCATCGACCACCTGGACCACCTGACCGTGGAAGTGGAGCGGGCCGCCAGCTACAAAGGCAGCGACACCAACCTGGCCGAGCGCTTCGCCAAGCACCTCAAGTCGGTTACCGGCGTGCTGCCGGCGGTCACCATCCTCCCCCCGGACACCCTGCCCCGGGCGACCCACAAGGCCAAGCGTGTGGAGGATCGGCGTAGTGGGGTGTGGGCCTGA
- the ssuE gene encoding NADPH-dependent FMN reductase — MKIVGIAGSPSGSSRSTALLGHIGQRLAEDGHTWSVIPVRHLPAGDLIAGRSDGEAIQAALAEIAAADGLVIATPVYKAAYSGLLKTFLDLLPQKAFEGKAILPVASGGSLAHALAIDYALRPVLTTLGARIAVAGVFAEDVQLRVLDGALHLEAALAERLDEAQRHFAEALAWGRPAPASAPAAASPRWHQAPLPAASEPEFALAT, encoded by the coding sequence ATGAAGATCGTCGGCATCGCCGGCAGCCCCTCCGGCTCGTCCCGCTCCACCGCCCTGCTCGGCCACATCGGCCAGCGCCTGGCGGAAGACGGCCATACCTGGTCGGTGATCCCGGTGCGCCACCTGCCCGCCGGGGATCTCATCGCCGGGCGCAGCGACGGCGAGGCGATCCAGGCCGCCCTGGCCGAGATCGCCGCCGCCGACGGCCTGGTGATCGCCACTCCGGTCTACAAGGCGGCCTATTCCGGCCTGCTCAAGACCTTTCTCGACCTGCTGCCGCAGAAGGCGTTCGAGGGCAAGGCGATCCTGCCGGTGGCCTCCGGCGGCTCCCTGGCCCACGCCCTGGCCATCGACTACGCCCTGCGCCCGGTGCTGACCACCTTGGGCGCCCGCATCGCGGTCGCCGGCGTGTTTGCCGAAGACGTCCAGCTACGGGTCCTCGACGGTGCGCTACACCTGGAAGCCGCTCTGGCCGAGCGTCTCGACGAGGCCCAGCGGCACTTTGCCGAGGCCCTCGCCTGGGGTCGCCCCGCCCCGGCCTCGGCTCCGGCTGCCGCCTCGCCCCGGTGGCACCAAGCTCCCCTCCCCGCAGCCTCCGAGCCGGAGTTTGCCCTGGCGACCTGA